One Salmo trutta chromosome 12, fSalTru1.1, whole genome shotgun sequence genomic region harbors:
- the LOC115203369 gene encoding lysM and putative peptidoglycan-binding domain-containing protein 2-like yields MADYSPVLPMRDGGARFGIGQPIFPRSRSGSESDSELSQSLARTKIRSYGSTASVAASLGEKYIEHRVTYSDTLQGIALKYEVTMEQIKRTNKLFSNDCIFLRNTLNIPVVSEKTSPFNGLSLESPDGDPQDQDRDTEEDPSPPPAPGPGDKDSSSYKRPQTEELSAQDFLHRLDLQIKQSKQAARRLKEEEVRDSEEEYTLPVSSYQEI; encoded by the exons ATGGCGGACTACTCTCCTGTCCTGCCGATGAGGGATGGTGGAGCAAGGTTTGGTATCGGACAGCCCATCTTTCCCCGGTCCCGGTCCGGTTCAGAATCCGATAGTGAACTGTCTCAGAGTCTGGCCCGAACCAAGATCCGGTCTTACGGGAGTACGGCTAGCGTTGCGGCTTCTCTCGGCGAGAAATACATAGAGCATCGGGTCACATACAGCGACACTTTGCAGGGCATAGCCCTCAAATACGAAGTAACG ATGGAGCAGATCAAGAGGACTAACAAGCTGTTCAGTAACGACTGTATCTTCCTGCGTAACACCCTCAACATCCCTGTGGTCTCAGAGAAGACCTCTCCCTTCAACGGCCTGTCTCTAGAGTCCCCCGACGGAGatccccaggaccaggacaggGACACCGAGGAGGACCCCTCGCCGCCTCCGGCCCCTGGCCCTGGGGATAAGGACAGTAGTAGTTATAAACGGCCCCAGACAGAAGAGCTGTCGGCTCAAGACTTCCTGCACAGACTGGACTTGCAGATTAAACAGTCAAAGCAGGCAGCACGCAGGCTCAAAGAAGAGGAAGTGAG